GATTACAGTTCAAGCCGTTCGATCAACTAAAGCTTGCATCCGAGATTCAATGGTGAGCCAAACCAATTATGTACCCCCACCTTATATTCCTCTGAGTCAGTCAGATGCAGAAGCAGAAACAGTAACCCCTGGAGATGCAACGCCTGTTCAACAGCACATGAATAATGTGCCTGAAGAGTGGTCATCTGGAATCTGTGCTTGTTGTGATGATATGCAGAGCTGTACGCTACTTTCTGCCTTGTGATCTTGATTTATAAGAAGCAAAAAAGTGAATGGAAGGTGCCTTTTTGAGTAGTACAAGAAATATGTGATAATCAtccctttattttttattctatctgGCTAGAAGGCTTGTCTCATAATCTGTTAATGCATATCTGAGCAGTATTTTAATACTGTTTGTGTTTACTTACGCCCAAAAGAAGTTGAATGCGGATTGGAAACACTTTTTTTGAATGTAGTCTATTGTGGAAGTCCTTGTGGAGACTATGATAACTGTTTAATGTCCGCTAGAGGCAAATAATTCGAAACTAACATTTATTTCTTTATGTgacgtatttttttttaaaaaaatggagagatGTGTTTCTAGAGAAAGTTTTCATTGAGCTGTGTGGAAGTTTTCACACTTGAGAAATCATTGGTTCACTGTGTGACAGAGATTACTCAAGGTCAAACATGACATCAATAAGAATTCCTTTTTAGTAAACTGAATTTTTAATTGGACATGAATTGTGTTGGATCACATCAGAATTATCTTTCCAAAATAGTTTATGGTGTTCTGGTGTTTTCCCAGAGCTAATATGACTCCGTGATATCTCACCCTGATTTATATTATTTCTTAACTAACTTCAGCCTTTACTCAGGTTGTGCTGGCTTAATTTGCCCGTGCTATCTTTTTGCCAAGAATGCAGAGTTTTTGGGGTCCGGAACTCTAATGGgatcttgtacaactcattttATTTTGTGGTCTCTTGTTAATTCCGTTTGCTGTGTGTTGACTGATGGCATTCTGTGGGGGTTACCTGGATGCTTTGTTGCATGCTATGCGTGTGGCTATCGAAGGACATTAAGGTCAAAGTACAACTTGCAGGTATATCTTTGCATTTCGTGCTTTCATGTATAAATTTCATCATTCATGAAATCCAAAAAAATGTAAACTTTCACGTATGCGTGTATCTTCTCTAACGATTGCGGCCAAAATTTCTACCGTAGATGTTCAAGGACGGTTGACTTGGTCTTGTGCTTTTGGTTGTTTAGTGTCACTCTGATAGTTGAAGTGTTGGCCATAGTGTTAGTGCCTTGACAATCCATCTGTGTTGATAATACAAAGAGTTGcattagttccaagaaatactTGGTTCCTGAACTTAACATTCGGCTCAATGACTTTGAATATGGTCAATGTGTTCTAGCATGATCCATCAATTGCCTTTGCATGGTGACGGAGTACTTAGAATTTTGTCTTTTTGTCAACTGTCCACCTGCTGGATTTATGTGGGTGTTTTACAGTGAATATGGTTTGATATGTCTGTGTCGAATATTTGGTCCAATAATATAGACTCCAAAAGGTTAATGCTCCCAATGATATAGACTCCAAAAGGTTAATTCACTAGTTGCGTCATCCCCTTGGATTCAACTAGCTTTGGCTATTGTTGTCCTCAAAATTAGATTCTTGTTTGAGCAGGACATATCAGCATTTTCTACACCTTTGATCTTGGATGTCGGTCTTATGGTTTCTGTTTTTCCTTTATCTAATTGAAAGTGTCCATTAATCTCTCGTGCTACATGCCACTAAAACTGTGTAGCATAGTTCTGGCGGAAAGAAAACTTGTCTGGTGATTTTATGCCATTTTACAACCAGTTCTTTAGAGGAAATTGATTTCGATGAGCGATCAAATTTAATACAGTAGGGAAAGCTTGTATTTTTCATGAGCAATTCGGCATTTTTcgtaacatatatatataagagtGGCATCAGCGTGCCTCTATCATCCTCAGTACTTTTTAATCTGGATTGTGCTTTTATTCCGAATTTGTCTTTCTTCCGTCGTTGCTCTAAATTTTATCGTTCCTATGCTTGGAAAATACGCTCCTGGATAAGCTTAAGATGTTACTTGTTTACCTTCTCATATGTGTCCAAATGTCAGGAAGGATATGTAATAAACCTTGATACAGCATATTATTTATAACTCTAGTTGCTAATGTATGAAATATTATGTAGAAATCTTGCTTGCCCGAATTACTCATTACATTTCTATGACCATTGACGATAATGAGCGGTCAGCTGTGCAGCTAAATTACCGTGTTATTTAATTGAAGAAGGGAATGATGAATGGTTATTCTCAGCATTGTGTTAGTAACAATGCCAAAGTAGCTTATAATCTTGTGAAATTATGGTGATTTTTTACTTTGCAGATCAAATAACTTTCCGCATGATTTCTTGGCTTCTTTGATATAGGAAGCGCCATGCGGAGATTTCATCACTCATTTCTGCTGCCATTTATGTGCAATATGTCAAGAATATAGAGAAATTCGGGAGAGGTCTGGAAGCTCAAATCCTCCGAGTCAGATGGTGGAAGTTACGGCACCTACCTTGCAGACAATGGAATTGGTTTCATCGAAATAAGCTCCATAATTCGCCTAGTATTACTTCTATTTGATGATGAGTTGGTTGTACTGTTAGTTAATTATTATGTATGTATTGTTACCTCATTTTTCCTTCTCTCTGTTTTTTAAACTGCTGAAAATTTGTAGCCTTCAGTTCATATATTTTCAGTGTGAAGGCATCTCAttatttcccttttttttttcaacctcAAGTGAGTGGTTAGTTCGGCTAGTACTCTTAATTATCATTTGCTCTTGCTGACATGCATGACAGTTATTTCTATGCTTATCTGGAGTAAAAGCTCGTCCTACCATGTAAATATCTGTGGGAAGAAGTTTTAATCCTGGAGCAGAGCATAGATTCACCCTGTGTTGATATAATATGTTTTGAAACATGATATTTGAACTGTTATTATTTAagaaagatttgagttgcactgaTATAATCGGCTACACGTTCTGTATGTTGGCGGATAGAAGATTGGTTTTATGTTGCTCACGTGTAAGTTTGGCTGGATGACATTCACAGCATCACGGACCcttcatttttctctcttgCTTTGATTTAGCGTATAAATTCTTTTATACCAATGTAGCAATCAATCTTGTACAAGGCCAACTTGAATGAGACACTTGATCTTTAAGCTGGTAACAAGGAATGTGTCTCGAATAAAAGCAAATTCGTaaacaaaatagattttttgttttcttcaacttATACACTATGCATCATCATTTACGCCTTTGTCCTACACTTGTTTGATTAAGTAGATCCTAACATTATTTTAAGGTTGCATCTTATTGTCTTTATTCAATATCATATGTGGGATCCATGGACAATATTATGAACCTTATATTCAAGAATAAATGTAGTTCGTTGGATACTCACTCACGATAAATACTATGGTTTTACTCAACTCGGCAAGATGCCGGAGGATGTTTTGCTCATAGATTCGTGCACGTAATTCCCGTCAAGTTCAATCAAATTGTTCTCAAATATTGTGGACATTGAGTTGGGATGCTGGGTCTCCATCATGTAGGGGAAGACAGTGACGGTGAAAGAATCAGCACTAGTTCCAATTTCCATGAAACGCAAGATCAgatcaaataacaataatagGAGACAGCTGAGCATCTAATTCCATCGAATCAACTCAAGTTGTTTTGTATACTCACTCAGATAGATAGAGATGTATGATTCTCATTAGATGTAAAGATAATATCAAGAAGAGATCGAACCGTATTGATCACAGCTGATAGCGGAAAACTCTACATCccgtataataataataattaaaaaaatcaa
This Primulina huaijiensis isolate GDHJ02 unplaced genomic scaffold, ASM1229523v2 scaffold36917, whole genome shotgun sequence DNA region includes the following protein-coding sequences:
- the LOC140968417 gene encoding protein PLANT CADMIUM RESISTANCE 10 produces the protein MVSQTNYVPPPYIPLSQSDAEAETVTPGDATPVQQHMNNVPEEWSSGICACCDDMQSCCAGLICPCYLFAKNAEFLGSGTLMGSCTTHFILWSLVNSVCCVLTDGILWGLPGCFVACYACGYRRTLRSKYNLQEAPCGDFITHFCCHLCAICQEYREIRERSGSSNPPSQMVEVTAPTLQTMELVSSK